From Salvelinus namaycush isolate Seneca chromosome 27, SaNama_1.0, whole genome shotgun sequence, the proteins below share one genomic window:
- the LOC120022347 gene encoding voltage-dependent calcium channel gamma-6 subunit-like → MGGRGAGAGAMGVKRRAKALTSRHPGGMSEVQKGKIKLAFFVAIVGVVLTVLGLGTEYWVELSPPKNFYNNQTCLAAHYGLWKGCSRTLWVADIDPERESCGPAELPGESHCNYFKFYTTGENAVIFQKTTEKSLNVAAAMMALFGLFLMVMGAICITTALSKGESFFLKPASVCFILSGLLMLLSLTVFNQSVLSFLASDHSVPLHHELSWSVSCIGCAGVMLILGGILFLLLALPFSPWRRCFPPKNESDS, encoded by the exons ATGGGTGGCAGAGGGGCTGGGGCTGGTGCTATGGGAGTTAAGCGCCGGGCAAAAGCGTTGACATCGAGACACCCAGGGGGCATGAGCGAGGTCCAGAAGGGCAAGATTAAGCTGGCGTTCTTCGTGGCCATCGTGGGCGTGGTATTGACAGTCTTGGGCTTGGGCACAGAGTATTGGGTGGAGCTGTCCCCGCCCAAGAACTTCTACAACAACCAGACGTGTCTGGCGGCTCACTACGGGCTGTGGAAAGGATGCTCCCGGACTCTGTGGGTGGCGGACATAGACCCTGAGCGAGAGAGCTGTGGGCCGGCTGAACTGCCAGGAG AATCTCACTGCAACTACTTCAAGTTCTACACCACCGGAGAGAACGCTGTCATCTTCCAGAAGACGACAGAAAAGA GTCTGAATGTGGCGGCAGCCATGATGGCCCTCTTCGGTCTCTTCCTGATGGTCATGGGGGCCATATGCATCACCACAGCCCTCAGCAAAGGAGAATCGTTCTTCCTCAAGCCTGCTTCGGTTTGCTTCATTCTGTCAG GCCTCCTGATGCTCCTATCTCTTACTGTTTTCAACCAATCGGTCCTCTCCTTCCTAGCCAGTGACCACTCGGTGCCGTTGCATCACGAGCTGTCTTGGTCAGTGTCCTGTATTGGGTGTGCAGGGGTCATGCTTATTTTGGGCGGAATCCTCTTTCTCTTGCTTGCACTGCCATTCAGCCCCTGGCGAAGGtgttttccccccaaaaatgaaagTGACAGCTAG
- the LOC120022068 gene encoding voltage-dependent calcium channel gamma-4 subunit-like, translated as MVWWEKGIQVVLTTLGAFAAFSLMAVAIGTDYWLYARAFICNSTANSSQDDPNNKDKKDPGALTHSGLWRICCLEGLKRGVCSQINHFPDDADYDQDAAEYLLRVVRASSIFPILSAILLLMGAMCVASSSFYKSKRNIILGGGILFVAAGLSNIIGVIVYISAALSDISPKKDEDKKWHYSYGWSFYFGGLSFILAEMVGVLAVNIYIEKNKELRCRSRTELFKSTTNAMLRLPSYRFRRRSRSSSHSTDPPRSPRDTSPTDAKSFALPPSAPPFSVATLPNPHHAGGGVGGDISMYTLTRDSKMGSLGGGGPPLYGTVDRASLYQLHSYFPNEEVGVMMSGTLPSLSKSNLSAAGQNAAVGGTAIAPLNTLSSSGPTPQQPPLSTGTMERERGMGTLDRLGGKRNRDTDSDTLNRRTTPV; from the exons ATGGTGTGGTGGGAGAAGGGGATCCAGGTTGTCCTCACCACTTTGGGGGCGTTTGCAGCCTTTTCCCTGATGGCGGTGGCCATTGGGACGGACTACTGGCTGTACGCACGGGCCTTCATCTGCAACAGCACGGCCAACTCCTCCCAGGATGACCCCAACAACAAGGACAAGAAAGACCCTGGTGCCCTCACCCACTCTGGCCTTTGGAGGATCTGCTGTCTGGAGG ggctgaAGAGAGGAGTGTGTTCTCAGATCAATCATTTCCCGGACGATGCAGACTATGATCAGGATGCAGCAGAGTATCTCTTGC GTGTGGTCCGAGCCTCCAGTATCTTCCCCATCCTGAGTGCTATACTCCTCCTGATGGGAGCCATGTGTGTTGCATCCAGCAGCTTCTACAAGAGCAAGAGGAACATCATCCTAGGAGGAGGCATCCTGTTTGTGGCTGCTG gCCTGAGCAACATCATCGGCGTGATCGTGTACATCTCTGCGGCGCTAAGCGACATCTCGCCCAAGAAGGACGAGGACAAGAAGTGGCATTACTCGTACGGCTGGTCCTTCTACTTCGGAGGCCTCTCCTTCATCCTGGCTGAGATGGTGGGCGTCCTGGCCGTCAACATTTACATCGAGAAGAACAAGGAGCTGCGCTGCCGCTCTCGCACCGAACTCTTCAAGAGCACCACGAACGCCATGCTCCGCCTGCCCAGCTACCGCTTCCGCCGGCGCTCCCGCTCCAGCTCGCACTCTACCGACCCGCCACGCTCCCCCCGTGACACCTCACCCACAGACGCCAAGAGCTTTGCATTACCGCCGTCTGCCCCGCCTTTCTCTGTGGCCACCCTTCCCAACCCGCACCATGCTGGTGGAGGAGTAGGGGGCGATATCTCCATGTATACCCTGACCCGGGACTCCAAGATGGGGAGTCTTGGTGGCGGCGGGCCCCCCCTCTACGGCACGGTGGACCGGGCCTCCCTCTACCAGCTGCACAGCTACTTCCCCAATGAGGAAGTGGGGGTGATGATGAGCGGCACGCTGCCTTCTCTCTCCAAGTCCAACCTCTCTGCGGCGGGCCAGAATGCCGCGGTCGGCGGCACTGCCATTGCGCCCCTGAATACCTTGTCGTCCTCCGGTCCTACCCCCCAGCAGCCACCTCTGTCCACAGgcaccatggagagagagaggggcatggGCACCCTGGACCGGCTGGGGGGCAAACGGAACAGGGACACTGACTCGGACACGCTGAACAGGAGAACCACGCCAGTGTGA